From a single Cyclobacterium marinum DSM 745 genomic region:
- a CDS encoding StlD/DarB family beta-ketosynthase: MNEVYITAMGAYLPNQPVSNDEIEDFLGRIDGKESRVKPRILKQNGIKTRYYALNKAQETTHSNAELAVNAVNNALKKSNLKASDVELLCTGTSQGDLPIPGFASMVHAGLDFKRCELASFQSVCASGVMALKNAFAQIKSEQKQNAVCVGSELPSRMFKASRFEAQEVKPLPFDAEFLRWMLSDGAGAFVLQNKINLKGLSLRIDWIDIKSFANEFPVCMYTGKIDNEDEAEKTWLDYPSYEEASKAGAINLHQDTRLLDKLIKTGVAHYFELIDQGKVKVSKVDWLCCHYSSEVFKDSIKELMQKGGGAIPDDKWFSNLSAKGNTGSASIFIMVEELMYSGKLKKGDSILCMVPESGRFITSFMHFTVVGKSEESKIYPQREIAPPELIIDTNETSEWLIRNLARVWIDFETALLFETALLKVPIVAKIHDGSLSMADYKLLLTDLRQQVIDGSQWISRAASNIDIDLFELRSAFIKHTATEHKDYQMLERNFEALGENLETIRSGEKNIGTVALTSFMFQQASKANPVDLLGSMFIIEGIGKRLAGYWGKLMQDQLQLNNSQVSFFTYHGTADENHFHNLEEALNHPKMNLEVAKKIVKTAKITAKLYRMQLEELGNY, translated from the coding sequence ATGAACGAGGTGTACATAACCGCGATGGGGGCCTATTTGCCCAATCAGCCGGTTTCAAATGATGAAATAGAAGATTTTCTGGGGCGAATTGATGGAAAGGAAAGTCGGGTAAAACCAAGAATACTAAAACAAAATGGCATCAAAACCAGGTATTATGCATTAAATAAAGCGCAAGAAACCACACATTCCAATGCTGAATTGGCAGTGAATGCAGTTAATAATGCCTTAAAAAAAAGTAACTTAAAAGCCTCGGATGTAGAATTGTTGTGCACGGGTACAAGCCAAGGGGATTTGCCTATACCCGGTTTTGCCAGTATGGTACACGCCGGATTAGATTTTAAGCGCTGTGAGCTGGCCAGTTTCCAAAGTGTATGTGCCAGTGGGGTTATGGCTTTAAAGAATGCTTTTGCTCAGATCAAAAGTGAGCAAAAGCAGAATGCTGTTTGTGTAGGTAGTGAGCTACCTAGTAGAATGTTTAAGGCCTCAAGGTTTGAGGCGCAAGAGGTAAAGCCCCTGCCTTTTGATGCGGAATTTTTACGCTGGATGCTGTCAGATGGGGCCGGTGCTTTTGTTTTGCAAAACAAGATAAACTTAAAAGGGCTTTCATTAAGGATTGATTGGATTGACATTAAGTCATTTGCTAATGAGTTTCCCGTTTGCATGTATACCGGTAAAATTGACAACGAAGATGAAGCAGAAAAAACCTGGCTTGATTATCCAAGCTATGAAGAAGCTTCCAAGGCAGGAGCAATCAATTTACATCAAGATACCCGACTTCTAGACAAGCTTATAAAGACAGGTGTTGCCCACTATTTTGAGTTAATCGATCAGGGCAAAGTAAAGGTTTCTAAAGTAGATTGGCTTTGTTGCCATTATTCTTCCGAGGTTTTTAAAGACAGCATTAAGGAATTGATGCAAAAAGGAGGAGGGGCCATTCCTGATGATAAATGGTTTAGCAACCTTAGCGCTAAAGGGAATACAGGATCAGCCTCTATTTTTATTATGGTAGAAGAATTGATGTATTCAGGAAAGCTGAAGAAGGGAGATAGCATCCTTTGCATGGTTCCGGAAAGTGGGAGATTTATTACTTCATTTATGCACTTTACGGTGGTGGGAAAAAGCGAAGAATCAAAAATTTATCCTCAAAGAGAAATAGCACCTCCTGAGCTGATTATTGATACAAACGAAACTTCAGAATGGCTGATTCGTAACCTTGCTCGGGTATGGATAGATTTTGAAACGGCATTATTGTTTGAAACGGCATTATTGAAAGTCCCAATTGTGGCCAAAATACATGATGGAAGTCTAAGTATGGCTGACTATAAGCTATTGTTGACAGACCTCCGGCAGCAGGTTATTGACGGTTCACAGTGGATTTCCAGGGCTGCCTCCAATATTGACATTGATTTATTCGAGTTGCGTTCTGCCTTTATAAAACATACAGCTACCGAACACAAGGATTACCAGATGCTAGAAAGAAATTTTGAGGCTTTGGGTGAAAACCTCGAAACCATTAGATCAGGTGAAAAAAATATAGGAACAGTTGCGCTGACCTCATTTATGTTTCAGCAGGCGAGCAAGGCCAACCCTGTAGATTTGTTAGGTTCAATGTTTATTATTGAAGGGATAGGGAAACGTTTGGCAGGTTATTGGGGGAAATTGATGCAAGACCAATTGCAATTGAATAACAGCCAGGTCTCCTTTTTTACCTATCATGGTACAGCAGATGAAAATCATTTCCACAACTTAGAAGAGGCATTGAATCATCCCAAAATGAATTTGGAAGTAGCCAAAAAGATTGTAAAAACAGCCAAAATAACAGCGAAATTATACCGCATGCAATTAGAGGAATTGGGGAATTATTAA
- a CDS encoding HmuY family protein, translating to MKNLSMFMFFGLAMFVFMACESETENEPQLPLVAEMVEDLSAPNDVIDRTTGQVLEEMPFQYFSLSENRVMTVDESWDLAFKGTTIRTNASKNVSAALVDGIFQEIKEIPETASFALDTETTLAIPTGSGNGWYSYNSTTHAIKPIPGKVILLQTSSGNYAKLEILSYYKGNPSDEELDPLTDEGATYTFQYVLQPNGTTTFE from the coding sequence ATGAAAAATTTATCAATGTTTATGTTTTTTGGCCTAGCCATGTTTGTTTTTATGGCTTGCGAATCTGAGACAGAGAATGAACCTCAATTGCCATTAGTGGCAGAAATGGTAGAAGATCTCTCTGCTCCCAATGATGTAATCGATAGAACTACGGGGCAAGTTTTAGAGGAGATGCCTTTTCAATATTTTAGTTTATCAGAAAACAGGGTGATGACAGTGGATGAAAGCTGGGATTTGGCTTTTAAAGGCACAACTATTCGAACCAATGCGTCCAAAAATGTTAGTGCCGCATTGGTGGATGGGATTTTTCAGGAAATTAAAGAAATTCCTGAAACAGCTTCATTTGCATTGGATACCGAAACAACGCTGGCAATACCTACAGGAAGTGGTAATGGCTGGTACAGCTATAATTCAACAACTCATGCCATAAAGCCTATTCCCGGAAAGGTGATTTTATTGCAGACCAGCTCCGGTAATTATGCTAAGTTGGAAATTTTGAGCTACTATAAAGGAAATCCCTCCGATGAAGAACTAGACCCTCTTACAGATGAAGGAGCTACATATACTTTTCAATATGTGCTTCAGCCCAATGGTACAACCACTTTTGAATAA
- a CDS encoding TonB-dependent receptor plug domain-containing protein, which translates to MMILFLLYPFLGHGENGDKIIVDDKGMPLPQAVVQVDNYPPIVAGPSGEVQMTKLNTGDSVIVFALGHESKHYSWEEWLNAEVIVLKEKEGELNEVVVSATRTDRTVEDLPMPVTVIGNKAIQETGAVRLSEVLSEQTGLQIVSNHGTGLQMQGLDTDYILVLLDGEPLIGRTAGTFDLNRISVSNIEKIEILKGPASAIYGSEAMAGVVNIITKSGGHGKKIDLGLRQRSLNTWNPYLEFGIRKSNWNIDILYDYYKTDGYDLSPEVTGNTQNPYQSHSGQVKLGTRLGEGLSFNLFLRGYTEKATGVLEVVENSGTELLDATDQRDEININPTLRYKPNNNWLFTLRNMSSVFSTSSVSKYQKEGTVFDIQDFQQFYQRTELQTDYQLDKKQLISLGLGFSGESVEATRYDEKNHFKATYFYLQHQWDPTDKVNIVTGARGDFHSVYGSRLSPKLSGQYRFSDKFSWQLSIGSGFKAPDFRQLLLNFNNASAGYYVFGAKLAKDGLEDLEAKGLVAQRLILPENFGELQAEHSWAINTGFRWKPVESLLIKGNLYRNALQNMIETAPIAQLVSGQNAFSYFNIRRVVTQGLDLDFTYKYNDNLSISTGYAFLDTRDLDVMEQIEGGEMYKKDANNQTVRVSKADYGGLFNRSKHSGNLKVNYLENRTGINWALRLIYRGQFGFSDLNGNLILDDVAEYAPGWYTLNLTSTKTFNNGIFLEAGVNNLLDKTSITQPNMPGRLLFVGIKIPLLNL; encoded by the coding sequence ATGATGATTTTATTCCTTCTCTACCCTTTTTTAGGACATGGGGAGAATGGAGACAAAATCATTGTTGATGACAAGGGGATGCCCTTGCCACAGGCGGTGGTGCAAGTGGACAACTACCCTCCAATAGTTGCCGGGCCTTCCGGGGAGGTTCAAATGACAAAGCTGAATACAGGAGATTCTGTTATTGTTTTTGCCCTGGGGCACGAGTCTAAGCATTATAGTTGGGAAGAATGGTTGAATGCAGAGGTGATAGTCCTGAAGGAGAAGGAAGGAGAGCTGAATGAGGTGGTGGTTTCAGCCACTCGTACGGATCGCACCGTAGAAGATTTACCCATGCCGGTCACTGTGATTGGAAATAAAGCTATTCAGGAGACCGGGGCTGTTCGCCTTTCAGAAGTGCTTAGCGAGCAAACAGGCTTACAAATTGTTTCTAACCATGGCACGGGCTTGCAAATGCAGGGGCTTGATACAGACTATATTCTTGTCCTGCTGGATGGGGAGCCTTTAATTGGCAGAACTGCAGGTACTTTTGACTTGAATCGGATTTCTGTGTCCAATATTGAAAAGATTGAGATTTTAAAAGGGCCGGCCAGTGCCATTTACGGTAGTGAAGCCATGGCCGGTGTAGTAAATATAATCACCAAATCAGGAGGCCATGGAAAGAAAATAGACCTTGGCTTGAGACAGCGGAGCTTGAATACATGGAATCCCTACCTGGAATTTGGCATAAGGAAATCAAATTGGAACATAGATATTCTTTATGATTATTATAAGACAGATGGTTATGATTTAAGTCCAGAAGTGACGGGAAATACCCAAAACCCCTACCAATCCCACAGTGGGCAAGTGAAGCTAGGGACCAGATTGGGGGAAGGATTGAGCTTTAATTTATTCTTGCGTGGATATACTGAAAAAGCTACAGGTGTTTTGGAGGTTGTGGAAAATTCAGGAACAGAATTATTAGATGCAACAGACCAACGCGATGAAATCAATATTAATCCAACACTAAGGTACAAACCCAACAATAATTGGTTATTTACATTAAGGAATATGAGTTCTGTATTTAGTACAAGTTCAGTATCCAAATACCAGAAAGAAGGAACTGTTTTTGATATTCAGGATTTTCAGCAATTTTATCAGCGAACGGAGTTACAGACTGATTACCAACTAGACAAAAAGCAATTGATAAGCCTAGGTTTGGGCTTTTCAGGGGAGTCAGTTGAAGCTACTCGATATGATGAAAAAAACCATTTTAAGGCGACATATTTTTATTTACAACATCAATGGGATCCAACTGATAAGGTTAATATTGTTACCGGTGCCAGGGGAGATTTTCACAGTGTCTATGGTAGTCGATTGAGCCCAAAGCTCTCCGGCCAATACAGGTTCTCTGATAAATTCAGTTGGCAATTATCTATCGGTTCCGGATTTAAGGCACCTGACTTCAGGCAACTGCTTTTAAATTTTAACAATGCTTCAGCAGGGTATTATGTATTCGGTGCAAAATTAGCCAAAGATGGATTGGAAGATCTTGAAGCCAAAGGATTGGTAGCACAAAGGTTAATTCTCCCGGAGAATTTTGGAGAACTTCAAGCTGAACATTCTTGGGCCATAAACACGGGTTTTCGATGGAAACCTGTGGAATCCTTGTTAATAAAAGGAAATTTATATAGAAACGCTTTGCAAAACATGATAGAGACAGCACCCATTGCCCAGCTGGTCTCAGGTCAAAATGCCTTTTCATATTTTAATATCCGCCGAGTGGTCACCCAAGGTCTGGATTTGGATTTTACGTATAAATACAATGATAACTTAAGCATCAGTACCGGTTATGCTTTTTTAGATACCCGAGACTTGGATGTTATGGAACAGATAGAGGGAGGAGAGATGTATAAGAAAGATGCCAATAACCAAACCGTCCGTGTTAGCAAGGCTGACTATGGAGGACTATTTAACAGGAGTAAGCACAGTGGAAACTTAAAGGTTAACTATTTGGAAAACCGTACAGGAATCAATTGGGCACTCCGGCTTATATATAGAGGCCAATTTGGATTTTCAGATTTGAATGGCAACCTGATTTTGGATGATGTGGCAGAGTATGCTCCGGGATGGTATACGCTCAACCTGACATCCACAAAAACTTTCAACAATGGAATTTTCTTGGAAGCAGGTGTCAATAATCTGCTAGATAAAACCAGTATTACCCAGCCTAATATGCCGGGAAGGCTACTCTTTGTAGGCATTAAAATACCACTACTAAATTTATAA
- a CDS encoding DUF6999 family protein has product MKDNILDLSEHDERDPNPWLALFLDDSIPINQRTKLVLMRDNSSKSVRYLLPFVEVGSKITMFFIHIFKFFFPKLINSSKILHRILAWGLKRFVSPDANLLIFRHFHIGTEILQFIAGNIPNVEIVGSPLKPKDFEDVKDDLFLKHDLNLYNFVIRLNRQLKEKNITISPPEQLNLGMITEDQFDHIEFPDRWTNVLDLRSAIELFTPFYQLFLTSNDFIRASNSLQLDETIAIYASQILGTPGHLGLINNKHPMVPVTTYSAAYRLVLHGLAAETLHEVLVKLKLNKGADGVVMPKK; this is encoded by the coding sequence ATGAAAGACAATATTTTAGATTTATCAGAACATGACGAGCGAGACCCTAATCCTTGGCTGGCCTTGTTTCTGGATGACAGCATCCCAATTAACCAAAGGACAAAACTGGTCTTGATGAGGGACAATTCTTCCAAATCTGTGAGGTATTTGCTGCCTTTTGTTGAAGTGGGATCCAAGATTACCATGTTTTTTATTCATATTTTTAAGTTTTTCTTTCCCAAACTTATCAATTCATCTAAGATTCTTCACAGAATATTGGCATGGGGACTCAAACGCTTTGTTAGCCCGGATGCCAATTTGTTAATCTTTAGGCATTTTCATATAGGTACCGAAATCTTGCAGTTTATAGCCGGCAATATTCCGAATGTAGAAATTGTAGGAAGCCCTTTAAAGCCAAAAGATTTTGAGGATGTGAAGGATGATTTGTTCTTAAAGCATGATCTGAACTTGTACAATTTTGTCATCCGACTGAATCGACAATTAAAGGAAAAAAACATTACCATCAGCCCGCCGGAACAGCTAAATCTCGGCATGATCACTGAGGATCAATTTGACCATATTGAGTTCCCAGACCGGTGGACAAATGTTTTGGACTTGAGGTCTGCCATTGAGCTTTTCACTCCTTTTTACCAACTTTTCCTTACTTCCAATGACTTTATCAGAGCATCCAATTCATTGCAACTGGATGAAACCATTGCCATTTATGCCTCCCAGATACTTGGTACCCCGGGGCATCTTGGTTTAATCAATAATAAACACCCCATGGTTCCTGTTACCACCTATAGTGCTGCCTATCGCTTGGTTCTTCACGGTTTGGCTGCCGAAACTTTACATGAAGTGCTGGTGAAGTTGAAATTGAACAAGGGAGCTGATGGAGTAGTGATGCCAAAAAAATGA
- a CDS encoding sterol desaturase family protein: MEPLIEHILYDYSYFSLFAISFGYFLLLYFGLAPLFLAVCRLLESRNLLHKISSEKVSCLQVAFEIKHSFRSIIVFGFSILPIVFIIRLGVVELLPNTWYTVLGGIIVLFLWNEVHFYFVHRLMHWRLMMKHVHYIHHKSYTPTVYSVYSFHWFEALLLSTVPLTIMPFMSFSILAVFIFPLVSILLNFAGHCNYRFGDGIGKGWRHFGTYHNEHHGKGRKNYGFALHFLDKIFAGQKR; this comes from the coding sequence ATGGAACCTTTAATAGAACATATATTGTATGATTATTCTTATTTCAGCTTGTTTGCAATCTCCTTTGGTTATTTTTTGTTATTGTACTTTGGTTTAGCGCCCCTGTTTTTGGCGGTTTGCCGGCTTTTGGAATCCCGCAATTTGCTGCATAAAATAAGTTCTGAAAAAGTTTCCTGTCTGCAAGTTGCCTTTGAAATCAAGCATTCTTTTAGGTCAATTATTGTGTTTGGCTTTTCCATTTTACCCATTGTCTTTATCATCCGTTTAGGGGTAGTAGAATTGCTACCCAATACTTGGTATACAGTATTGGGAGGAATTATTGTATTATTCCTTTGGAATGAGGTGCATTTTTATTTCGTACACCGGTTAATGCATTGGAGATTGATGATGAAGCATGTGCATTATATTCACCATAAATCCTATACCCCAACGGTTTATTCCGTATATAGCTTTCATTGGTTCGAAGCTCTGCTTTTAAGCACGGTACCATTGACAATAATGCCATTCATGTCTTTCTCTATCTTAGCCGTTTTCATTTTCCCTTTGGTGAGCATCCTTTTGAATTTTGCCGGACATTGCAACTATAGATTTGGAGATGGAATAGGAAAGGGGTGGAGGCATTTTGGCACTTACCATAATGAACATCATGGCAAGGGTAGGAAGAATTACGGTTTTGCTTTACACTTCTTAGATAAGATATTTGCCGGACAAAAGAGATAA
- a CDS encoding YhdH/YhfP family quinone oxidoreductase codes for MNDQEFKAFVVEEKDGEFIGSIKTRKIVSLPEGDLLIKVSYSSLNYKDALSASGNKGVTKNFPHTPGIDAVGVIAESDNAGFSVGDKVIVTSYDLGMNTSGGFSEYIRVPAEWAVKLPANLSMKEAMIYGTAGLTAGMSVLRLTELVKPEEGKILVSGASGGVGALSVAILSKLGYSVTAITGKEHEKDYLLKLGAQEIILRTEFENLDKRPLLRPVCAGGIDTVGGVILENIIKSTVPMGAITCCGNVASPNLNLTVFPFILRGISLIGIDSQNYPMSYREQVWNKLAEEWKPSLLSEAFNEIPLTSLPEKITLILQGKLKGRTVIKIAE; via the coding sequence ATGAATGACCAAGAATTTAAGGCTTTTGTTGTTGAAGAAAAAGATGGTGAATTTATTGGATCCATTAAAACAAGAAAAATTGTGTCCTTACCCGAGGGGGATTTATTAATCAAAGTGTCTTATTCATCACTTAATTATAAGGATGCCTTATCCGCTTCCGGGAATAAAGGCGTTACTAAAAATTTCCCCCATACCCCAGGTATTGACGCTGTAGGTGTTATTGCCGAATCTGATAATGCTGGCTTTAGTGTTGGGGATAAAGTAATTGTAACCAGCTATGATCTCGGAATGAATACGTCAGGGGGGTTCAGTGAATACATTCGAGTTCCTGCGGAATGGGCAGTAAAGTTACCTGCAAACCTGAGCATGAAAGAAGCAATGATTTATGGAACAGCAGGCCTTACTGCAGGGATGTCAGTATTGCGTCTTACCGAATTGGTAAAGCCTGAAGAAGGCAAAATACTTGTTTCAGGAGCCTCCGGAGGTGTAGGTGCTTTGAGTGTGGCAATCCTCTCTAAACTGGGATATTCAGTTACCGCCATTACGGGAAAGGAACATGAAAAAGACTATTTATTGAAGCTAGGGGCCCAAGAAATAATACTCCGAACTGAGTTTGAAAATTTAGATAAACGCCCCTTGTTGAGACCTGTTTGCGCAGGAGGGATAGATACTGTTGGGGGTGTCATCCTAGAAAACATTATAAAATCTACAGTCCCAATGGGTGCAATTACCTGTTGCGGAAATGTGGCCTCACCAAACCTCAACTTAACCGTTTTTCCCTTTATTTTAAGAGGAATATCACTTATCGGGATTGACTCTCAGAATTACCCTATGAGTTATCGAGAACAGGTTTGGAATAAACTGGCGGAAGAATGGAAACCCTCTCTGCTTTCGGAAGCTTTCAATGAAATACCACTGACTTCACTTCCTGAAAAAATCACCTTGATCCTTCAAGGCAAATTAAAAGGTAGAACTGTAATAAAAATAGCCGAGTAA
- a CDS encoding YHYH protein, whose amino-acid sequence MRKVFYLVVLIGIVSCKKERVPVTPGNISIAEVVQANYKNNYTQEVSVQIGKQNLTIYSTGLPDHKTPYWGKGHEMYEEFPGRNHANMNKSMTSFNYKMTIPIYPNESAYKEETELGPVGMALNGVPIYNDYEGGGVLQENAWSTFDASRGHPGPREDYHYHSEGAYLTVNDDNLIGFLRDGFPVYGRKDRDGSYPNDLDENGGHIGITSDFSESIYHYHVSNEAYSTSGLYVIKSGAYHGTKGTFTQ is encoded by the coding sequence ATGAGAAAAGTGTTTTATTTAGTGGTATTGATAGGGATCGTTTCGTGCAAAAAAGAAAGGGTTCCGGTGACGCCAGGAAATATTTCCATTGCGGAAGTAGTCCAGGCCAATTATAAAAACAATTATACTCAGGAGGTTAGTGTACAAATTGGGAAACAAAACCTCACCATTTATAGCACAGGCTTGCCTGATCACAAAACACCTTATTGGGGCAAAGGTCATGAAATGTATGAGGAGTTTCCCGGAAGAAACCATGCCAACATGAATAAAAGCATGACTTCATTTAATTATAAAATGACCATCCCTATATATCCCAATGAAAGTGCATATAAAGAAGAAACAGAATTAGGACCGGTTGGAATGGCATTGAACGGTGTCCCCATATACAATGATTATGAAGGAGGTGGTGTGTTGCAGGAAAATGCTTGGAGCACTTTTGATGCTTCTAGAGGCCACCCCGGGCCAAGAGAAGATTACCATTATCATAGCGAAGGTGCCTATCTTACTGTAAATGATGATAACCTTATTGGCTTTTTACGGGATGGATTTCCTGTGTATGGCAGAAAAGATAGGGACGGATCCTATCCCAATGATTTGGATGAAAATGGGGGACATATTGGTATCACTTCAGATTTTTCTGAAAGCATTTATCATTACCATGTCAGTAATGAGGCATATTCAACTTCCGGTCTGTATGTCATAAAATCCGGCGCCTATCATGGAACCAAAGGCACCTTTACTCAATAA
- a CDS encoding toxin-antitoxin system YwqK family antitoxin, with translation MAIYFTHPIKLIWVILSCVGMNACSYNGEESSFDGTINYEIDTSGIPKDTIDFNAPGLTYKNGRYYLSGEKYSGIVHKKQIGFNIVTYSSVYKGMLHGTYRSYYSNGKVFERRMYKNNLSLGKQVGYWEETGNLKFEYNYYNDKKEGEQKSWYANGALAYSYHYKDDKQEGLQQAWRQNGSLYRNFEVHNGIRYGLQKTTTCYELEAEEIK, from the coding sequence ATGGCGATTTATTTTACTCATCCTATCAAATTAATATGGGTAATCCTATCGTGCGTGGGGATGAACGCATGTTCCTATAATGGAGAAGAAAGCTCTTTTGATGGGACGATTAATTATGAGATCGACACCTCGGGAATCCCAAAAGATACCATAGATTTTAATGCACCGGGCCTGACTTATAAAAATGGGCGCTATTATTTATCAGGTGAGAAATATTCTGGAATTGTTCATAAAAAACAAATCGGTTTCAATATTGTGACCTATAGTTCGGTTTACAAGGGAATGTTACACGGCACTTATAGAAGCTATTATTCCAATGGAAAAGTTTTTGAAAGACGCATGTATAAAAACAACCTGTCCTTAGGCAAGCAAGTGGGTTACTGGGAAGAAACCGGAAATTTAAAATTTGAGTACAATTATTACAATGATAAAAAAGAAGGCGAACAAAAAAGTTGGTATGCCAATGGAGCCTTGGCCTATAGCTATCATTACAAAGATGACAAACAAGAAGGCCTACAACAAGCGTGGAGGCAAAATGGAAGTTTGTATAGAAATTTTGAAGTGCACAACGGTATCCGATATGGATTACAAAAAACTACCACCTGCTATGAATTAGAAGCTGAGGAAATAAAATAA